A region of Osmerus eperlanus chromosome 9, fOsmEpe2.1, whole genome shotgun sequence DNA encodes the following proteins:
- the rrh gene encoding visual pigment-like receptor peropsin isoform X2, which produces MFVKFKELRNATNAIIINLAFTDIGVAGIGYPMSAASDLHGSWKFGYTGCQIYAALNIFFGMASIGLLTVVAIDRYLSICRPDIGQKMTTRSYTLLILAAWLNAVFWSAMPIVGWAGYAPDPTGATCTIDWRNNDASFISYTMAVICVNFIIPLSVMFYCYYSVSVTMKRYKASNCLDTINMDWSDQMDVTKMSILMIVMFLVAWSPYSIVCLWASFGDPKKIPAPMAIIAPLFAKSSTFYNPCIYVIANKKFRRAITGMLRCQTRQRITINNQVPMTISQLPLTQ; this is translated from the exons ATGTTTGTGAAGTTTAAAGAACTGCGCAATGCCACCAACGCCATCATCATTAACCTAGCATTTACTGATATTGGAGTGGCTGGCATTGGATACCCTATGTCTGCAGCATCTGACCTCCATGGCAGCTGGAAATTTGGTTACACAGGTTGTCAG ATCTATGCAGCCCTCAACATATTTTTTGGGATGGCTAGTATTGGACTATTGACTGTGGTGGCCATTGATCGCTACCTATCCATCTGCAGACCTGACATAG GGCAGAAAATGACCACCCGATCATACACTCTCCTCATCTTGGCGGCATGGTTGAATGCTGTCTTCTGGTCAGCCATGCCAATCGTTGGCTGGGCAGGCTATGCCCCAGACCCTACTGGAGCCACCTGCACCATCGATTGGAGAAACAATGATGC CTCATTCATCTCTTACACCATGGCTGTGATCTGTGTGAACTTCATCATCCCCCTGTCAGTCATGTTCTATTGCTACTACAGTGTGTCTGTCACTATGAAGAGGTACAAAGCCAGCAACTGCTTAGATACCATCAACATGGACTGGTCAGATCAGATGGATGTGACAAAG ATGTCGATTCTGATGATTGTAATGTTCCTGGTGGCGTGGTCACCATACTCTATTGTGTGCCTCTGGGCATCTTTCGGAGACCCCAAAAAGATACCAGCACCCATGGCCATAATTGCTCCTCTCTTCGCTAAATCCTCTACGTTTTATAATCCATGCATCTATGTCATCGCCAACAAAAA GTTCAGAAGGGCCATCACAGGAATGCTCCGATGTCAAACCAGGCAAAGAATCACAATCAACAATCAAGTCCCTATGACAATATCCCAGCTCCCTTTGACCCAATGA
- the rrh gene encoding visual pigment-like receptor peropsin isoform X1 — protein METESGLNTSGEAIPYGGKSAFTQFEHNIVAGYLITAGVVSLASNIVVLLMFVKFKELRNATNAIIINLAFTDIGVAGIGYPMSAASDLHGSWKFGYTGCQIYAALNIFFGMASIGLLTVVAIDRYLSICRPDIGQKMTTRSYTLLILAAWLNAVFWSAMPIVGWAGYAPDPTGATCTIDWRNNDASFISYTMAVICVNFIIPLSVMFYCYYSVSVTMKRYKASNCLDTINMDWSDQMDVTKMSILMIVMFLVAWSPYSIVCLWASFGDPKKIPAPMAIIAPLFAKSSTFYNPCIYVIANKKFRRAITGMLRCQTRQRITINNQVPMTISQLPLTQ, from the exons ATGGAAACGGAGTCTGGACTCAATACCTCAGGGGAGGCCATTCCCTATGGAGGAAAGAGTGCCTTTACACAATTTGAGCACAACATAGTGGCTGGATATCTTATTACTGCAG GTGTCGTCAGTTTAGCCAGTAATATTGTGGTGCTGCTGATGTTTGTGAAGTTTAAAGAACTGCGCAATGCCACCAACGCCATCATCATTAACCTAGCATTTACTGATATTGGAGTGGCTGGCATTGGATACCCTATGTCTGCAGCATCTGACCTCCATGGCAGCTGGAAATTTGGTTACACAGGTTGTCAG ATCTATGCAGCCCTCAACATATTTTTTGGGATGGCTAGTATTGGACTATTGACTGTGGTGGCCATTGATCGCTACCTATCCATCTGCAGACCTGACATAG GGCAGAAAATGACCACCCGATCATACACTCTCCTCATCTTGGCGGCATGGTTGAATGCTGTCTTCTGGTCAGCCATGCCAATCGTTGGCTGGGCAGGCTATGCCCCAGACCCTACTGGAGCCACCTGCACCATCGATTGGAGAAACAATGATGC CTCATTCATCTCTTACACCATGGCTGTGATCTGTGTGAACTTCATCATCCCCCTGTCAGTCATGTTCTATTGCTACTACAGTGTGTCTGTCACTATGAAGAGGTACAAAGCCAGCAACTGCTTAGATACCATCAACATGGACTGGTCAGATCAGATGGATGTGACAAAG ATGTCGATTCTGATGATTGTAATGTTCCTGGTGGCGTGGTCACCATACTCTATTGTGTGCCTCTGGGCATCTTTCGGAGACCCCAAAAAGATACCAGCACCCATGGCCATAATTGCTCCTCTCTTCGCTAAATCCTCTACGTTTTATAATCCATGCATCTATGTCATCGCCAACAAAAA GTTCAGAAGGGCCATCACAGGAATGCTCCGATGTCAAACCAGGCAAAGAATCACAATCAACAATCAAGTCCCTATGACAATATCCCAGCTCCCTTTGACCCAATGA
- the LOC134026642 gene encoding glucosamine-6-phosphate isomerase 2 gives MRLVILEDYDLACEWAAKYIRNRIVQFKPNADKYFTLGLPTGSTPYGCYKKLIEYHMSGDLSFKYVKTFNMDEYVGLPRDHPESYHSYMWNNFFKHIDINPANAHILDGNATDLVAECEAFEQKISQAGGIDLFVGGIGPDGHIAFNEPGSSLVSRTRVKTLAKDTIVANARFFGNDLSKVPTMALTVGVGTVMDAREVMIVITGAHKAFALYKAIEDGVNHMWTVSAFQQHPRTIFVCDEDATLELRVKTVKYFKGLMHVHNRLVDPVLSIKDQ, from the exons ATGCGACTTGTTATTCTGGAGGACTATGATTTGGCTTGCGAATGGGCAGCGAAATATATTCGCAACAGAATCGTCCAGTTTAAGCCCAATGCAGACAAATACTTTACTTTGGGGTTACCAACAG GTAGCACTCCATATGGCTGCTACAAAAAGTTGATCGAGTATCACATGAGTGGGGACCTCTCTTTCAAATATGTGAAGACCTTCAACATGGATGAGTATGTGG GTCTTCCTCGGGATCATCCTGAGAGCTACCACTCCTATATGTGGAACAATTTCTTTAAACATATTGACATCAATCCTGCCAATGCCCATATCCTTGATGGCAACGCAACAGACCTGGTGGCAGAGTGTGAGGCCTTTGAGCAGAAGATTTCCCAAGCAGGAGGAATCGACCTGTTTGTAGGGG GGATTGGACCTGATGGCCACATTGCCTTCAATGAGCCAGGCTCAAGTCTCGTATCCAGAACCAGAGTCAAGACTCTTGCCAAGGACACCATAGTGGCCAACGCCCGTTTCTTTGGCAATGACCTATCCAAGGTCCCTACCATGGCTTTAACAGTGGGTGTGGGTACTGTTATGGATGCCAGAGAG GTCATGATTGTCATCACAGGTGCCCACAAAGCTTTTGCTTTGTATAAAGCAATAGAAGACGGTGTTAACCATATGTGGACTGTGTCAGCCTTTCAGCAGCACCCCCgtaccatttttgtgtgtgacgAGGATGCCACATTGGAACTGCGAGTCAAAACGGTCAAGTACTTCAAAG GTCTGATGCATGTTCACAACAGACTGGTGGACCCAGTGCTCAGTATAAAGGACCAGTGA
- the enpep gene encoding glutamyl aminopeptidase gives MESMDFEKEEKRYCVRGKHVAIICLVVVVSAVAVGLGVGLTRPDTSPTPTPPKPTTSPEPPPADRGPCKPSNQTNGEWKNFRLPTYVKPVHYNLHLEPDLTTDLYTGSVSINLEVTQPTRYLWLHIRETFVNSVPKLVLKNGQDQKDLAVKSCFEYKPQEYVVVEAVEELAATKPGEVYVLTLYFQGWLNGSLVGFYKVTYEENGATKKIAATDHEPTDARKSFPCFDEPNKKATYKISIIHDKSYTALSNMPVEGTPEILPGNKLRTSFLNSVPMSTYLVCFAVHQFSFVERISSRGIPLRIYAQPLQIKTAEYAANTTKVIFDYFEEYFNMSYSIAKLDKIAIPDFGTGAMENWGLITYRETNLLYDENESSSYNKQRVASVIAHELVHQWFGNIVTMDWWDDLWLNEGFASFFEYIGVENAEPTWKMRDIMIISDVLPVMVDDALLSSHPIIVDVSTPAEITSVFDAISYSKGASILRMLEDWMGRDTFRDGCRKYLKDYHFMNAKTKNFWDSLAEVSKLPVAEVMDTWTKQMGYPVLDLAIVGTQANLTQKRFLLDPNADVTQPPSPLGYKWNIPVTWHSVNSEKNMSIMFDKDATELTLLDYSINTDGLLKVNNDHIGFYRVNHDSNMWSTISQELQRNPLEFDAADRSSYIDDVFALARADVVDYGNAFNLTKYLSQETEYIVWDRVSSSIAYVRDMLSSDSVLYPKFQILFREHVRVISRRLGWNDIGTQNERLLRETVLGIACQMGDQEMLSNASAIFSKWITDNISVQVNLRLLVYRYGMKNSGTEKEWNKMFDIYQKATLAQEKDKLLYGLASVENVTLLYRLLEASKDESIVRSQDLFTVVRYVSLNKLGTTMAWDWVTLNWNYLVQRYTINDRNLGRLLTRISSTYNTELQLWQMEHFFKLTPNAGAGEMPRQQALETVRNNIEWVRRNKEEIGIWLESIAPS, from the exons ATGGAGAGCATGGACTTTGAAAAGGAAGAGAAGCGCTATTGTGTCCGTGGGAAGCATGTGGCTATAATCTGCCTAGTTGTGGTGGTCTCTGCTGTAGCTGTGGGGCTTGGGGTGGGCCTAACGCGACCTGACACCTCTCCAACTCCAACTCCGCCCAAGCCTACCACTAGCCCTGAGCCTCCTCCGGCTGACAGAGGGCCCTGTAAGCCATCAAATCAAACCAATGGGGAATGGAAGAATTTCCGTCTGCCCACCTATGTGAAGCCTGTGCACTACAACCTGCATCTGGAGCCTGACCTGACTACCGACCTCTATACTGGGAGTGTGTCCATCAATCTGGAGGTCACCCAACCTACACGCTACCTGTGGCTACACATCCGAGAAACGTTTGTCAACAGCGTTCCTAAGTTGGTGTTGAAAAATGGGCAGGATCAGAAGGATCTGGCAGTGAAAAGTTGCTTTGAATACAAACCACAGGAGTATGTGGTGGTAGAGGCTGTGGAGGAATTGGCAGCCACCAAGCCAGGCGAGGTGTACGTTCTTACCCTGTACTTCCAGGGCTGGCTCAATGGATCTCTGGTAGGCTTCTATAAGGTCACGTATGAGGAAAATGGAGCTACCAA AAAGATTGCTGCCACTGACCATGAGCCAACTGATGCCCGGAAATCTTTTCCTTGTTTTGATGAACCAAACAAAAAGGCCACCTACAAAATCTCCATCATCCATGATAAATCTTACACAGCCCTCTCCAATATGCCAGTGGAG GGCACCCCTGAAATACTTCCTGGCAATAAACTCAGAACCTCCTTTCTCAACTCTGTTCCAATGAGCACCTATTTGGTATGTTTCGCTGTGCACCAGTTTTCCTTTGTGGAAAGAATTTCCTCTCGAGGGATTCCA CTGAGAATCTATGCTCAGCCTTTACAAATAAAAACAGCAGAATATGCCGCTAACACAACCAAAGTCATTTTTGACTACTTCGAAGAGTATTTCAACATGTCATACTCAATCGCAAAGCTAG ATAAGATTGCTATTCCTGATTTTGGCACGGGAGCCATGGAGAACTGGGGCCTGATAACATACAGAGAGACCAACCTCCTCTATGATGAGAATGAATCTTCCTCTTATAATAAACAACGTGTGGCTAGCGTTATCGCCCATGAGCTGGTTCACCAG TGGTTTGGGAACATTGTGACCATGGATTGGTGGGATGACCTTTGGTTGAATGAGGGTTTTGCCAGTTTTTTCGAATACATCGGTGTTGAGAATGCTGAGCCTACATGGAAAATG CGTGACATCATGATCATCAGTGATGTACTTCCGGTCATGGTGGATGatgcccttctctcctctcatccaatCATTGTGGATGTGTCAACTCCTGCTGAGATAACCTCTGTGTTTGATGCCATATCCTACAGCAAG GGAGCTTCAATTCTTAGAATGTTGGAGGACTGGATGGGTCGAGATACTTTCAGAGATGGCTGTCGA AAATACTTGAAAGACTATCACTTCATGAATGCCAAAACAAAAAATTTCTGGGATTCTCTTGCTGAG GTAAGCAAGTTGCCAGTGGCAGAGGTAATGGACACATGGACTAAACAAATGGGCTACCCTGTGTTGGACTTGGCCATTGTGGGGACTCAAGCCAACCTCACCCAGAAAAGATTCCTTCTTGATCCTAATGCAGATGttacccagcccccctcaccacttGG ataTAAATGGAACATACCTGTGACTTGGCACTCGGTGAATAGTGAGAAGAATATGTCAATTATGTTTGACAAAGATGCAAcag AGTTGACTCTGCTAGACTACTCGATCAATACAGATGGACTCCTAAAGGTCAACAACGATCATATTGGATTCTATAGAGTCAATCATGATAGCAATATGTGGAGCACCATAAGTCAAGAACTCCAACGAAACCCCCTG GAGTTTGATGCAGCAGATCGAAGCAGTTACATTGATGATGTATTTGCTCTGGCAAG GGCAGATGTTGTGGATTATGGCAATGCATTTAACCTAACAAAATACCTGAGTCAAGAGACAGAATACATTGTTTGGGATCGAGTGTCATCCTCCATTGCATATGTCAGAGACATGTTGTCAAGCGACAGTGTTCTCTATCCAAAGTTTCAA ATTTTGTTCCGTGAGCACGTGCGTGTCATTTCCAGGCGTCTGGGTTGGAATGATATTGGAACTCAAAATGAGAG GTTGCTGAGGGAAACCGTTTTAGGAATTGCTTGTCAAATGGGTGATCAAGAAATGCTCAGTAATGCGTCTGCTATATTTTCTAAATGGATTACAGACAACATAAg TGTGCAGGTTAACTTACGTCTGCTTGTGTATCGCTATGGCATGAAGAATTCTGGCACAGAGAAAGAGTGGAATAAAATGTTTGATATCTACCAAAAAGCAACCTTGGCCCAAGAAAAGGACAAGCTTCTTTATGGACTTGCATCTGTTGAAAACGTCACTCTTCTTTACAG GTTACTTGAGGCATCTAAAGATGAAAGTATTGTGAGGAGTCAGGATCTGTTCACTGTGGTCCGCTACGTCTCGCTGAATAAATTAGGCACAACTATGGCCTGGGACTGGGTCACCCTCAATTGGAACTACCTTGTACAGAG ATACACCATCAATGACAGAAACCTGGGGCGTCTGCTGACCCGAATTAGCTCAACCTACAACACAGAACTTCAACTGTGGCAG ATGGAGCACTTTTTTAAACTTACACCTAACGCTGGTGCTGGAGAGATGCCCAGGCAGCAAGCTCTGGAGACGGTGAGGAACAACATTGAATGGGTCAGGAGGAACAAGGAAGAGATCGGTATATGGCTGGAAAGCATTGCCCCCTCATAA